A single window of Vigna radiata var. radiata cultivar VC1973A chromosome 4, Vradiata_ver6, whole genome shotgun sequence DNA harbors:
- the LOC106758925 gene encoding vesicle transport protein GOT1, giving the protein MAYELTEMKKAGIGLIGFGILFTFLGIVLFFDRGLLALGNIFSLAGVAILLGWRSTWALFTNRANYKGTASFFLGLFFIFVRWPIVGIILQIYGCFFLFSGFWSSIKLFLYHIPVVGWIIQFISPP; this is encoded by the exons ATGGCGTACGAGTTAACTGAGATGAAGA AGGCTGGTATAGGCCTAATTGGTTTCGGCATTTTGTTTACATTTCTTGGCATAGTTCTCTTCTTTGACCGTGGTTTGCTTGCTCTGGGAAAT ATATTTTCCTTGGCAGGGGTGGCCATTTTGCTTGGTTGGCGTTCTACGTGGGCACTTTTCACTAATAGAGCGAACTATAAG gGCACTGCATCATTTTTTTTGggtctctttttcatttttgtgagGTGGCCAATAGTTGGTATAATACTTCAAATATACggttgtttttttctcttcag TGGTTTTTGGTCTTCTATCAAATTGTTCCTCTATCATATTCCTGTTGTTGGATGGATTATACAGTTTATATCTC CACCTTGA
- the LOC106759499 gene encoding extensin-2: MTAGSYGPTKGRLRPQMAIALAIVLVSFNVASVAADAYTYSPPPPPPYVYSSPPPPSPSPPPPYEHKDPHYQYKSPPPPSPSPPPPYYYKSPPPPSPSPPPPYYYKSPPPPSPSPPPPYYYKSPPPPSPSPPPPYYYKSPPPPDPSPPPPYYYKSPPPPSPSPPPPYYYKSPPPPSPSPPPPYYYKSPPPPSPSPPPPYYYKSPPPPYEHKDPHYQYKSPPPPPYYYKSPPPPSPSPPPPYYYKSPPPPSPSPPPPYYYKSPPPPKKSPPYDPYYYKSPPPPSPSPPPPYYYKSPPPPEKSPPHDPYYYKSPPPPYYYKSPPPPSPSPPPPYYYKSPPPPSPYPPHVPYYYKSPPPPSPKPYYYKSPPPPSPKPYYYSSPPPPVAYPHPHPYHHSLIVKVVGKVYSYRCYDWKYPQKSHNKKHLEGATVEVTCEVGSKTITAYGKTKNNGKYSITVDGFDYVKYGSTVCKAKLYAPPKGSRYNIPTKLNEGTKLELKSKDKYEVVLKAKPFAYAPEKPYDCEKHKHSHKKPYYYNSPPPPSPSHSYPPYYYKSPPPPPPSYYYKSPPPPSYYYKSPPPPSPSPPPPYYYKSPPPPTKDPYHPPYYYKSPPPPSPSPPPPYYYKSPPPPPKDPYYPPYYYKSPPPPSPSPPPPYYYKSPPPPSPSPPPPYYYKSPPPPSPSPPPPYYYKSPPPPDPSPPPPYYYKSPPPPSPSPPPPYYYKSPPPPSPSPPPPYYYKSPPPPDPSPPPPYYYKSPPPPSPSPPPPYYYKSPPPPSPSPPPPYYYKSPPPPDPSPPPPYYYKSPPPPSPSPPPPYYYKSPPPPSPSPPPPYYYKSPPPPSPDPHTPYYYKSPPPPSPSPPPPYYYVSPPPPTKSPPPPAYIYASPPPPIYH; the protein is encoded by the exons ATGACCGCCGGTAGCTACGGCCCTACTAAGGGTCGACTTAGGCCTCAAATGGCCATTGCATTGGCCATTGTCCTTGTTTCCTTCAATGTAGCATCCGTGGCTGCTGATGCTTACACCTAttcaccacctccaccaccaccgtATGTTTACAGCTCTCCACCGCCTCCTTCCCCTTCACCTCCACCTCCTTATGAGCACAAGGATCCACATTATCAATACAAGTCTCCTCCACCACCTTCTCCCTCACCTCCGCCACCATATTACTACAAATCTCCTCCACCACCTTCTCCCTCACCTCCACCACCATATTACTACAAATCTCCTCCACCACCTTCCCCATCTCCTCCACCACCATACTACTACAAGTCTCCTCCTCCACCTTCTCCTTCACCTCCACCTCCTTACTACTACAAATCTCCCCCTCCCCCAGACCCATCTCCTCCACCCCCATACTACTACAAGTCTCCTCCTCCACCCTCTCCTTCTCCTCCACCTCCTTACTACTATAAATCTCCCCCACCACCCTCTCCCTCTCCTCCACCTCCTTACTACTATAAATCTCCTCCACCACCCTCTCCCTCACCTCCACCACCTTACTACTACAagtcaccaccaccaccatatgAACACAAGGATCCGCATTACCAATACAAGTCTCCCCCTCCACCTCCTTATTACTACAAATCTCCTCCTCCACCCTCTCCTTCACCTCCACCACCTTACTACTACAAATCTCCACCACCACCTTCACCGTCGCCACCCCCACCGTACTACTACAAGTCCCCTCCCCCACCTAAAAAGTCTCCACCCTATGATCCTTACTACTACAAGTCCCCACCACCTCCTTCACCTTCACCACCCCCTCCATACTACTACAAGTCTCCTCCCCCACCTGAAAAGTCACCACCCCATGATCCTTACTACTACAAGTCTCCTCCACCACCTTACTACTATAAAtctcctcctcctccatctcCCTCACCTCCTCCGCCATACTACTACAAGTCTCCTCCACCTCCTTCACCATACCCTCCACACGTGCCTTACTACTACAAATCTCCTCCTCCACCGTCTCCTAAGCCTTACTACTACAAATCTCCACCTCCACCATCTCCTAAGCCTTACTACTACAGCTCTCCTCCTCCACCGGTTGCATATCCTCACCCTCACCCGTATCACCACTCATTGATCGTTAAGGTTGTCGGTAAAGTCTACTCTTACAGATGTTATGACTGGAAATACCCTCAGAAATCGCACAACAAGAAACACCTCGAAG GTGCCACGGTCGAAGTGACCTGTGAAGTTGGTAGCAAGACCATAACGGCTTACGGTAAAACTAAGAACAATGGAAAATACAGCATCACTGTTGACGGATTTGACTATGTTAAATATGGAAGCACAGTCTGCAAGGCCAAACTTTATGCTCCTCCTAAGGGCTCACGTTACAACATACCCACCAAGCTTAACGAGGGAACCAAGTTGGAGTTGAAGTCAAAAGATAAGTACGAAGTTGTTCTGAAGGCTAAGCCATTTGCTTATGCTCCAGAAAAACCATATGATTGTGAGAAACACAAGCATTCACACAAAAAACCATACTACTACAACTCTCCCCCTCCACCTTCACCCTCACACTCATACCCTCCTTATTACTATAAGTcaccacctccacctccaccatCATACTACTATAAATCACCACCTCCACCGTCATATTACTACAAGAGCCCACCTCCACCATCACCATCTCCACCTCCACCTTACTACTATAAATCTCCACCTCCTCCCACCAAGGATCCATATCATCCTCCTTACTACTACAAGAgcccaccaccaccatcaccatctCCACCTCCACCCTACTACTATAAATCTCCACCTCCTCCTCCCAAGGATCCATATTATCCTCCTTACTACTACAAGAGCCCCCCTCCACCCTCACCATCTCCTCCTCCACCTTACTATTACAAATCAcctccaccaccatctccatcACCACCACCTCCATACTACTACAAGTCACCTCCTCCACCATCTCCATCACCACCACCTCCCTACTACTACAAATCACCTCCTCCACCAGATCCATCACCACCTCCTCCCTACTACTACAAGTCTCCTCCTCCACCATCCCCATCACCACCACCTCCTTACTACTACAAGTCTcctccaccaccatctccatcCCCACCACCACCCTACTACTACAAGTCACCTCCACCACCAGATCCATCACCACCACCTCCCTACTATTACAAGTCACCTCCTCCACCATCCCCCTCACCACCACCTCCATATTACTACAAGTCACCTCCACCACCATCCCCATCGCCACCACCTCCCTACTATTACaaatcaccaccaccaccagatCCTTCACCGCCACCTCCTTACTATTACAagtcaccaccaccaccatctccatcaccaccaccaccctaCTACTACAAGTCACCTCCACCTCCATCACCTTCTCCACCCCCTCCATATTACTACAAGAGTCCTCCTCCACCATCTCCCGATCCTCATACTCCCTACTACTACAAATCTCCTCCCCCACCATCACCGTCTCCCCCACCTCCTTATTACTACGTGAGTCCCCCACCACCAACCAAGTCTCCTCCACCACCGGCATACATCTATGCTTCCCCTCCACCACCCATCTACCATTAA